Genomic segment of Deltaproteobacteria bacterium:
GGAACAAGGTTGATCACCACGAAAAAGATTAAAACAGTTTTAAGTGCCGCTATTGCGTAGTCCATAAATTGCAAGATCAGAAACTATATAGATCAGTGACTTATGATTAAATGACGGGTGGGGTATTTGACTCCGCAAATCCTTTGGATTCGCTGCGCGGCCCAGCAAAGCTGGGCCTTGCTGGGGTTGTCAGCCCGATCTTTTGGGAGGGCGTGTAACCCGTAACAAGGGTTGGCTTTGCCAACCCGCGTAGCAAAGTCGTAGACTTTGCGGAGTCAAATGACAGGCCCCGTCATTTAGTCATAAGTCCTTGGTCTCCTATTTGTTTATAATTGACTCCATTCAATTCTTTCAACTCCTGCGCCAATTTTGCAAAAACTGTTTCGGCTGAATTCCATGAAACGGGTTTGTCTAGGCGCTGGGCTAATTCTGCCAGTGTCTCCCAAACAGGTTTCGCGTGACCTTTTGGTTCGAAAGCTTTGTCTGCTTTCTGAATTCTTTTTTGTCGATTGATAAATGTTCCATTCTGTTCTGCAAACGTGGGTTTGGGCAAAATAACATCGGCCCAAGTACCGGATTCCGACAAATTGGATGTCATCCACACCACCAATCGCGGATTGGCGGCGATAATTTTTTCTTTCTGCACCTCTGTTAAATAATCCAACACAAAATAGATACCGCCGGTCGGAAATTCATCACTATGTGTCGAAATCCCTACAGGTCCCCCCACTAGGGGTCCGACACCTAAGAGGGAAAGGAAATTGGTGTTCGGATTTTTATCGGCGTCGATCAAAAAATTGTCGTGCGAAGGATTTTCCACCTCTTTTTTCGTCGCCAAAAATTTTGAGTTTTTAAAACCATTTTTTATGAAGTGATACAGTGCAAAATTTTCCTCGCAGGTCGACTGGGCCGACAAAACACCCACCACTTTTACATCTCCCAGACTTCCGCCGCAAACATTCAAAACTTTTTGCAGGGCTTCGCTCCATTCTACCTTTTGCAATTTCCCCTCTTTTTTCATCAGAGGATCCAACACGCGCGTTGCATCGTTAA
This window contains:
- a CDS encoding molybdopterin-dependent oxidoreductase, giving the protein DICPVGALTSTDFRFKKRVWFLKTAKSVCTHCATGCNIKLDWDDASVYRYRPRENEAVNQCWMCDEGRLSYKFINDATRVLDPLMKKEGKLQKVEWSEALQKVLNVCGGSLGDVKVVGVLSAQSTCEENFALYHFIKNGFKNSKFLATKKEVENPSHDNFLIDADKNPNTNFLSLLGVGPLVGGPVGISTHSDEFPTGGIYFVLDYLTEVQKEKIIAANPRLVVWMTSNLSESGTWADVILPKPTFAEQNGTFINRQKRIQKADKAFEPKGHAKPVWETLAELAQRLDKPVSWNSAETVFAKLAQELKELNGVNYKQIGDQGLMTK